The proteins below come from a single Denticeps clupeoides chromosome 15, fDenClu1.1, whole genome shotgun sequence genomic window:
- the creld2 gene encoding cysteine-rich with EGF-like domain protein 2 produces the protein MQPAAATLSLGACCLAGFLLASLVHAKDLKSSCSTCKEISENFNKQLEKTAKKNFGGGNTAWEERKLSKYEASEIRLVEILEGLCDSSSFECNHMVEEHEEHFETWWFRRKSRHPDLYKWFCIETIEVCCPKGTFGPDCNGCVGGSERPCHGNGVCDGDGTRGGTGECSCSRGYKGEFCLDCADGFFNRGRNETSSLCAECDKSCRSCAGPSSGDCDGCKEGWQEEEGGGACVDVDECAGDSSPCKEDQYCLNGDGSFSCHACGAACRGCKGAGPDQCLSCADGFTDAAGTCADVNECERPEPPCPDDNHECVNQEGSYQCRCASGHREEGGVCVPVPVAEEDLLESQDARSPAEREDL, from the exons ATGCAGCCCGCAGCGGCGACCCTTTCCCTGGGCGCCTGCTGCCTCGCCGGATTCCTGCTCGCGTCCCTGGTCCACGCAAAAGATTTAAAAAGCTCCTGCTCGACATGCAAAGAGATCAGCGAGAACTTCAACAAG cAGCTTGAGAAAACGGCCAAAAAGAATTTTGGTGGAGGAAATACAGCATGGGAGGAAAGAAAACTGTCCAAATATGAGGCCAG TGAGATCCGTCTGGTCGAGATCCTTGAAGGTCTGTGTGACAGCAGCAGCTTTGAATGCAACCACATGGTGGAGGAGCATGAGGAGCACTTTGAGACCTGGTGGtttagaag GAAATCGAGGCATCCGGACCTTTATAAATGGTTTTGTATTGAAACGATTGAGGTTTGCTGTCCGAAAGGAACCTTTGGGCCCGACTGCAACG GCTGCGTCGGCGGCTCGGAGAGGCCGTGCCACGGCAACGGCGTCTGTGACGGCGATGGCACCAGGGGTGGCACCGGCGAGTGCAGCTGCAGCCGTGGATACAAGGGCGAGTTCTGCCTGGACTGCGCCGACGGCTTCTTCAACCGCGGGAGGAACGAGACCTCCTCCCTCTGCGCGG AGTGCGACAAGTCGTGCCGGAGCTGCGCCGGCCCGAGCAGCGGGGACTGCGACGGGTGCAAGGAGGgctggcaggaggaggagggcggcggAGCGTGTGTTG ACGTGGACGAGTGTGCCGGTGACTCGTCCCCTTGTAAAGAAGACCAGTATTGTCTAAACGGAGACGGCTCCTTCTCCTGCCACG CCTGCGGCGCGGCGTGCCGGGGCTGTAAGGGGGCCGGACCTGACCAGTGTCTGTCCTGCGCTGACGGCTTTACGGACGCGGCGGGGACGTGCGCAG ATGTTAACGAGTGTGAGCGGCCTGAGCCGCCCTGCCCCGACGACAACCACGAGTGTGTGAACCAGGAAGGAAGTTACCAATGCCGGTGTGCAAGCGGGCACCGGGAGGAGGGCGGAGTCTGTGTGCCAGTACCGGTCGCAG AGGAGGACCTTCTGGAGTCCCAGGACGCCAGAAGTCCAGCGGAGCGCGAGGACCTTTGA